A window from Sphingobacterium hotanense encodes these proteins:
- a CDS encoding DNA topoisomerase IV subunit B, which produces MTAYNEDSIRSLDWKEHIRLRPGMYIGKLGDGSAYDDGIYVLLKEVVDNSIDEFVMGAGKTIDITVNDNKVSVRDYGRGIPIGSVVDVVSKINTGGKYDSKAFQKSVGLNGVGTKAVNALSNQFTVQSYRQGQTRIALFSKGELLTDEQKETTQRNGTSVTFYPDDSIFKNYKYRLEFVENMIWNYVFLNSGLTINFNGEKFISENGLKDLLERNVDTEGMRYPIIHLRGEDIEIALTHGQQYGEEYYSFVNGQHTTQGGTHQAAFREALVKTIREFYKKEFDASDVRASIIGAIAIKVQEPVFESQTKTKLGSQSVGPDGPTVRTFINDFVKKALDDYLHKDSATADALLKRIMQSERERKDIAGIKKLANERAKKASLHNRKLRDCKIHFSDKHERNLETTLFITEGDSASGSITKSRDVQTQAVFSLKGKPLNSYGLTKKIVYENEEFNLLQHALNIEDGIEGLRYNNIVIATDADVDGMHIRLLLMTFFLQFFPDLVKAGHVSILQTPLFRVRNKKETIYCYSDEERQRAIAKLGAKPEITRFKGLGEISPSEFGLFIGNDMRLEPVILSKDNKLPQLLEYYMGKNTPDRQQHIVNNLRVEVDLEEELAKEAV; this is translated from the coding sequence ATGACAGCATATAACGAAGACAGTATACGATCGCTCGATTGGAAAGAGCATATCCGGTTAAGACCAGGTATGTACATCGGTAAATTGGGAGATGGTTCTGCTTACGATGACGGTATTTATGTTTTGCTAAAAGAAGTTGTGGACAACTCAATTGATGAGTTCGTAATGGGTGCAGGCAAAACGATTGATATTACAGTCAACGACAATAAGGTTTCCGTACGAGATTATGGTCGTGGGATTCCTATTGGTTCTGTTGTCGATGTTGTTTCAAAAATCAATACCGGTGGTAAGTATGACAGTAAAGCCTTTCAAAAGTCAGTAGGATTAAATGGTGTGGGTACAAAGGCAGTAAACGCCTTGTCTAACCAGTTCACCGTACAATCCTACCGCCAAGGACAAACACGTATTGCCCTATTCAGCAAAGGCGAGCTACTAACCGATGAACAAAAAGAAACGACGCAAAGAAACGGTACATCCGTAACCTTCTACCCTGACGATTCTATTTTCAAGAACTACAAATATCGTTTAGAATTTGTAGAGAATATGATCTGGAACTACGTGTTTCTAAACTCTGGATTGACCATCAACTTCAACGGAGAGAAATTCATTTCAGAAAATGGTCTTAAAGATCTATTAGAGCGCAATGTCGACACAGAAGGCATGCGCTATCCTATTATCCACTTACGTGGGGAGGATATCGAAATCGCTTTGACCCATGGTCAGCAATATGGGGAGGAGTATTATTCCTTCGTCAACGGGCAGCATACTACACAAGGAGGAACACATCAAGCAGCATTCCGCGAGGCGCTCGTAAAAACCATCCGCGAATTCTATAAAAAGGAATTTGATGCGTCAGACGTACGTGCCTCTATCATTGGCGCAATCGCTATCAAAGTTCAGGAACCGGTTTTCGAGTCGCAGACGAAGACAAAACTGGGTTCCCAAAGTGTAGGACCAGACGGACCGACCGTCAGAACCTTCATCAACGACTTTGTTAAGAAAGCATTGGATGATTATTTGCATAAAGATTCTGCAACGGCAGACGCTTTATTAAAACGTATCATGCAATCGGAGCGCGAGCGCAAAGATATTGCCGGTATCAAGAAATTAGCTAATGAGCGTGCGAAGAAAGCTTCGCTACACAATAGAAAACTGAGGGATTGTAAGATTCACTTCAGCGATAAGCATGAACGCAATTTAGAGACTACCTTATTCATCACGGAGGGAGACTCGGCAAGTGGATCCATCACCAAATCGCGTGATGTACAAACACAAGCAGTCTTCAGTTTAAAAGGTAAGCCCTTAAACTCTTACGGTCTGACCAAGAAGATTGTCTACGAAAATGAAGAGTTCAATTTATTGCAACATGCGTTGAATATTGAAGACGGTATCGAAGGATTACGTTATAACAATATCGTAATCGCAACGGATGCCGATGTCGACGGAATGCACATTCGCCTGCTCCTGATGACATTCTTCTTGCAGTTCTTTCCAGACTTAGTGAAAGCGGGCCATGTTTCCATCTTGCAAACACCATTATTCCGCGTAAGAAACAAGAAAGAAACAATCTACTGTTACTCTGATGAAGAAAGACAGCGCGCGATCGCCAAATTGGGCGCCAAGCCTGAGATTACACGATTTAAAGGTCTTGGAGAGATCTCACCATCGGAATTCGGTTTATTCATAGGGAATGACATGCGTTTAGAACCTGTTATCCTTTCAAAAGACAATAAACTTCCACAGTTGCTTGAGTATTATATGGGTAAAAATACCCCAGATCGTCAGCAGCACATCGTCAACAACCTACGGGTTGAAGTTGACCTTGAGGAAGAACTGGCTAAAGAAGCCGTATAA
- a CDS encoding cupin domain-containing protein, whose product MAYIDKNDLFQEVETKLTEKGFKIENVDQNRPWGGFFVINEEQAQEFANAYFEGLDVQDLKISGKLSPKILIVGPNKRLSWQYHHRRAEIWRVIRGEVGVVTSPNDEEHELKILKEGDSIRLSQGERHRLVGMESYGVVAEIWQHTDAGNPSDEEDIVRVQDDFGRGE is encoded by the coding sequence ATGGCATATATTGATAAAAATGATTTGTTCCAAGAGGTTGAAACAAAGTTGACCGAGAAAGGCTTTAAGATTGAGAATGTTGATCAAAACAGACCGTGGGGTGGTTTCTTTGTTATCAATGAGGAGCAAGCACAGGAGTTTGCCAATGCATACTTCGAAGGACTTGACGTTCAAGATTTAAAGATCTCTGGCAAATTGAGCCCAAAGATTCTTATTGTTGGACCGAACAAACGTCTTTCTTGGCAGTATCATCATCGTAGAGCAGAAATTTGGCGCGTCATTCGCGGCGAAGTAGGCGTAGTAACAAGCCCGAACGATGAAGAACATGAATTAAAAATCTTGAAAGAAGGCGATTCTATCCGCCTAAGTCAAGGTGAAAGACACCGATTGGTAGGTATGGAGTCCTATGGCGTAGTTGCTGAAATCTGGCAACATACGGATGCAGGAAATCCATCGGATGAAGAAGATATTGTACGCGTGCAGGACGATTTCGGCCGCGGAGAATAA